In Nitrospirota bacterium, a single window of DNA contains:
- a CDS encoding glycine--tRNA ligase subunit alpha: MYFQDIYLKLQEFWAKKGCVLLQPYDLEVGAGTFHPATFFRVLGPKPWSTAYVQPSRRPTDGRYGQNPNRLQHYYQYQVILKPSPQNSQELYLQSLTALGIDPAKHDIRFVEDDWESPTLGAWGLGWEVWLDGMEVTQFTYFQQVGGFDLKPISVELTYGLERIAMYLQGVNNVYDLRWNETFSYGDIHHEDEVLFSKFNFDYASVDMHRRLFDDFEKQSQELANAELVYPAYEFCLKCSHVFNILDARGAISVSERTSYIGRVRALAKHCAQLYVNNLPQQSGEKETP, from the coding sequence ATGTACTTTCAGGATATTTATTTAAAATTACAGGAATTTTGGGCTAAAAAAGGATGTGTACTGCTTCAGCCTTATGATCTTGAGGTTGGAGCCGGAACGTTTCATCCGGCTACTTTTTTCAGAGTGCTGGGACCAAAACCCTGGAGCACAGCTTACGTACAGCCCTCGCGCCGCCCCACTGACGGCAGGTACGGACAAAACCCCAACAGGCTTCAACACTACTACCAGTACCAGGTAATCCTTAAGCCCTCACCACAAAACTCTCAGGAGCTTTACCTGCAAAGCCTCACCGCTCTTGGCATAGACCCCGCAAAGCATGACATACGGTTTGTCGAGGACGATTGGGAATCCCCCACGCTGGGTGCATGGGGACTTGGCTGGGAGGTGTGGCTGGACGGAATGGAGGTCACTCAGTTTACTTATTTTCAGCAAGTCGGAGGGTTTGACCTAAAGCCCATCAGTGTTGAACTAACTTACGGCCTTGAACGGATTGCAATGTATTTGCAGGGTGTCAATAACGTCTATGACCTTAGATGGAATGAAACCTTTTCCTACGGAGACATCCACCATGAGGATGAGGTATTGTTTTCAAAGTTTAATTTTGATTACGCCTCTGTTGATATGCACAGGCGGCTGTTTGACGATTTTGAGAAGCAATCGCAGGAATTAGCCAATGCTGAACTGGTATATCCGGCCTATGAGTTCTGCTTAAAATGTTCACATGTGTTTAATATTTTGGACGCACGGGGAGCAATTTCCGTCTCTGAGCGTACCTCATACATTGGGCGTGTCAGAGCACTTGCCAAGCACTGTGCGCAGCTTTATGTTAATAATTTACCGCAGCAATCTGGTGAGAAGGAAA